A single genomic interval of Terriglobus albidus harbors:
- a CDS encoding LacI family DNA-binding transcriptional regulator: protein MSVSRPMGRVTLADVAKAAGVATMTVSRYLHGNPNISAATARKVKAAIDRLGYRPNYAARVLMGQPSKVIGLILPNLANPFFSLIAHCVQQAAHARGYLVWIAATNDDPSSDLELIERMHDHHVDGLLLASSPGSTIPLEKMGGIPTVAIDRPLRGAGVDFVTVDDRTAAREAVSHLLQHGYKRIAITGIDAQIRPIQERILGYQDAMHAAGLPALPYIRCDDAASAIQICKTLRSGKRPIEALFPLNGDTSVLFLEAFEELRISIPRDLAFFSYGDIPLSRAIRPRLSAVQQPIEAMAEQATLRLLEQIEQKTKPSRVRIKIPASLVIRESCGCKRKGEIKTIPSM from the coding sequence GTGTCCGTCTCTCGCCCCATGGGTCGCGTGACCCTCGCCGACGTCGCCAAAGCAGCAGGTGTTGCCACCATGACGGTGTCACGCTATCTGCATGGCAATCCGAATATCTCAGCCGCAACCGCACGTAAGGTGAAGGCTGCGATCGATCGCCTTGGATATCGGCCAAACTACGCGGCACGCGTGCTGATGGGCCAACCGTCCAAGGTGATTGGGTTGATCCTTCCCAACCTTGCCAATCCGTTCTTCTCGCTGATCGCGCATTGCGTGCAACAGGCGGCTCACGCGCGAGGCTATCTTGTGTGGATCGCTGCAACCAACGACGATCCCAGCAGCGACCTCGAACTGATTGAGCGGATGCACGATCATCATGTCGATGGACTGCTTCTTGCATCCTCTCCAGGCAGCACCATTCCGCTGGAGAAGATGGGGGGGATTCCGACGGTTGCGATCGACCGGCCACTGCGAGGCGCCGGTGTAGACTTCGTCACCGTCGACGATCGGACAGCTGCCCGCGAAGCCGTCTCACACCTGCTGCAACATGGGTACAAGCGAATTGCGATCACCGGTATCGATGCCCAGATCAGACCAATCCAGGAGCGCATCCTCGGTTATCAGGATGCCATGCATGCTGCAGGTCTGCCGGCTCTTCCCTACATCCGCTGCGACGATGCCGCCTCTGCGATACAGATCTGCAAGACACTGAGAAGCGGCAAACGGCCTATCGAAGCTCTCTTTCCTCTCAACGGAGATACCTCGGTGCTCTTCCTGGAGGCTTTCGAAGAGCTGCGTATCTCCATACCACGCGATCTGGCATTTTTCTCTTATGGCGATATCCCGCTCTCGCGGGCCATTCGCCCGCGCCTGAGTGCAGTACAACAGCCGATCGAAGCCATGGCCGAGCAGGCGACTCTCCGGCTGCTGGAGCAGATTGAGCAGAAGACAAAGCCATCTCGTGTTCGTATCAAGATCCCGGCCTCGCTTGTCATTCGGGAGTCCTGCGGATGCAAACGGAAGGGCGAAATAAAGACGATACCCTCGATGTGA
- a CDS encoding Gfo/Idh/MocA family protein — MAERIGIIMNGVTGRMGLNQHLVRSILQLRAEGGVLLSDGRRLMPDPILVGRNPQKLEAISRQHGGLRWSTDLDACLANPEDAIYFDSGLTGMRETGVLRAIEHGKHVYCEKPLSTTADSAARLAAAADAAEVRHGVVQDKLFLPGIRKLRRLVNSGYFGRILSIRGEFGYWVFEGDWGLPAQRPSWNYRKEEDGGIILDMFAHWRYVLDHTFAPVEAVSCLGATHIPTRVDEAGKTYDCTADDAAYGTFLLKGGIIAQFNSSWTTRVYRDELLTIHVDGTEASAIAGLRECRVQHRVNTPRPVWNPDIANPISFRDSWTDVPDNMEFGNAFKVQWEMYLKAVAEGKPFPHDFWDGARGVQLAELALQSWEEKRWMQVPPIAPIKAAH, encoded by the coding sequence ATGGCGGAACGAATTGGAATCATCATGAACGGTGTGACCGGGCGCATGGGGTTGAACCAGCACCTGGTGCGGTCGATCCTGCAACTTCGTGCTGAGGGCGGAGTTCTGCTCTCTGACGGCAGACGTCTCATGCCAGATCCGATTCTCGTCGGGCGCAACCCACAGAAGCTAGAAGCGATCAGCAGGCAGCACGGAGGTCTCCGCTGGAGTACGGATCTCGATGCCTGCCTGGCGAACCCGGAGGACGCGATCTACTTCGATTCCGGTCTGACAGGAATGCGTGAGACCGGCGTACTGCGGGCGATCGAGCACGGAAAACATGTCTACTGCGAAAAGCCGTTATCGACGACTGCTGACAGCGCCGCACGTCTTGCCGCGGCTGCCGATGCCGCCGAGGTCCGTCATGGCGTTGTGCAGGATAAGCTCTTCCTCCCCGGCATCCGGAAGCTGCGCCGCCTGGTGAACTCAGGCTACTTCGGCCGCATCCTGTCTATTCGAGGAGAGTTCGGTTATTGGGTTTTCGAGGGCGATTGGGGACTCCCGGCGCAGCGGCCTTCCTGGAACTACCGTAAGGAAGAGGATGGAGGCATCATCCTCGATATGTTCGCGCACTGGCGGTACGTGCTTGACCATACCTTTGCACCGGTAGAAGCGGTCTCCTGTCTAGGAGCAACGCACATTCCAACTCGCGTGGATGAGGCGGGGAAGACCTACGACTGCACGGCAGACGATGCCGCCTATGGAACTTTTCTATTGAAGGGTGGCATCATCGCGCAGTTCAACTCTTCATGGACAACCCGCGTCTACCGCGACGAACTGCTTACCATACATGTCGATGGCACAGAGGCAAGCGCGATTGCCGGCCTGCGCGAGTGCCGCGTGCAGCATCGTGTGAACACGCCGCGTCCGGTCTGGAATCCCGATATCGCCAACCCTATCTCCTTCCGCGACAGTTGGACAGACGTGCCCGACAACATGGAGTTCGGCAATGCCTTCAAGGTGCAGTGGGAGATGTATCTGAAGGCCGTTGCCGAAGGTAAGCCCTTCCCGCACGACTTCTGGGACGGGGCACGTGGTGTGCAACTGGCGGAGCTGGCGTTGCAGTCATGGGAAGAGAAACGGTGGATGCAGGTGCCGCCGATTGCTCCCATAAAGGCGGCGCACTAG
- a CDS encoding sugar phosphate isomerase/epimerase family protein has translation MAELSRLSLNQITTPAWNVGAAVEACVRHSVPGVSLWRHKISEFGLKQSVQSVRDAGLHVSSVCRGGMFPAPDAIERRAKIEDNFRAIDEAAALNADVLVFVVGGAAPVGIAAAREMVRDGIAALVPYAEQAGVRLGLEPLHPMFAGDRSVLTTVDEALDLAAPYAEDRVGVVLDVFHIWWHPNVLQQIAAASRRIMGFHVSDWPVPLPDTLLGRCMMGDGIIDLRTLRTAVDAAGYSGPIEVEIFNQAIWDEDPDAVLTRTKQRFLELV, from the coding sequence GTGGCAGAGCTCTCACGGTTGTCGCTCAACCAGATCACGACTCCGGCGTGGAACGTCGGAGCGGCGGTAGAGGCCTGCGTGCGGCATAGCGTGCCTGGCGTCTCTTTGTGGCGGCATAAGATAAGTGAGTTCGGCCTGAAGCAAAGCGTGCAGTCCGTACGAGATGCCGGCCTGCATGTATCGAGCGTCTGCCGAGGCGGCATGTTTCCTGCCCCTGATGCAATCGAGCGCCGCGCAAAAATCGAAGATAATTTCCGTGCCATTGATGAAGCCGCCGCGCTTAATGCCGATGTCCTTGTCTTCGTCGTAGGCGGTGCGGCTCCGGTAGGGATTGCCGCAGCAAGAGAGATGGTGCGCGACGGTATTGCCGCGCTCGTTCCGTATGCGGAGCAGGCAGGTGTGAGGCTCGGGCTCGAACCCTTGCATCCCATGTTTGCCGGTGACCGTTCTGTGCTGACCACCGTGGATGAGGCCCTGGATCTGGCAGCTCCGTATGCCGAAGACCGTGTCGGCGTGGTGCTCGATGTCTTTCATATCTGGTGGCACCCCAATGTCCTGCAGCAGATTGCCGCAGCTTCCCGCAGGATTATGGGATTTCACGTTTCGGACTGGCCTGTGCCGTTACCCGATACCCTGCTGGGACGATGCATGATGGGTGACGGCATCATTGATCTCCGCACGCTGCGTACCGCGGTTGACGCCGCTGGATACAGCGGACCGATCGAAGTCGAGATCTTCAATCAGGCGATCTGGGATGAAGATCCGGATGCCGTTCTGACAAGGACAAAACAGCGATTTCTGGAATTGGTGTAG
- a CDS encoding glycoside hydrolase family 88 protein — protein sequence MQIHSSIRATDLKAKALTTAELAANKTQALLRRWKSEDGAPVITVNGKYTSRSWTNWTHGFLFGNALLAFEIGGDASLVGLAREHIRHEMPVHLTHTGVHDHGFNCVSTYGNLRRLIRSNRIADDSGDLAACEMALKVSGAVQANRWTQLSNDAGYIYSFNGSHSLFVDTFRTLRICGLSHVLGHLLSGEQDKRIDLLDRMTTHARTSARYNIYYGEQRDSYDLPEDRGRTVHEAIFNPASGAFRCPSTQQGYSPFTTWTRGLAWAMLGTTEQIEFLESLPEDQWKNHSAYQETLDALYKAAHATCDFYIGCATARDGICYWDTGAPGLASFLEWRDRDAEPQNRFEPVDASASAIAAQGLLRLGHLLGEAGVHYTSAGLTVAQTLFEPRYLSGSAEHEGLLLHSIYHRPNGWDHVPVPGLAPHGESSMWGDYHLLELALLITRIADGSYYTFFE from the coding sequence ATGCAGATCCATTCATCCATTCGCGCGACAGACCTCAAGGCAAAGGCTCTCACCACGGCAGAGCTTGCGGCCAACAAGACACAGGCGCTGCTGCGCCGCTGGAAGAGCGAAGATGGTGCGCCTGTCATTACCGTCAATGGGAAGTACACATCGCGCAGTTGGACAAACTGGACACACGGCTTTCTCTTCGGAAACGCATTGCTTGCTTTCGAGATCGGTGGAGACGCGAGTCTCGTCGGCCTGGCTCGCGAGCATATCCGGCATGAGATGCCGGTTCATCTCACCCACACCGGCGTCCACGATCACGGGTTCAACTGCGTCTCTACCTACGGAAACCTCCGCCGCCTGATACGCTCCAACCGCATTGCGGATGACAGTGGCGATCTGGCGGCCTGCGAGATGGCCTTGAAGGTCAGCGGGGCGGTTCAGGCCAATCGCTGGACGCAGCTCTCGAACGACGCCGGCTACATCTACTCCTTCAATGGAAGCCATTCGCTCTTTGTCGATACTTTCCGTACCTTGCGTATCTGCGGACTCTCTCATGTGCTCGGTCACTTGCTGTCGGGGGAACAAGACAAGCGCATCGATCTTCTCGATCGCATGACGACGCACGCGCGAACATCGGCGCGCTACAACATCTATTACGGCGAACAGCGCGATTCCTATGACCTTCCCGAAGATCGCGGCCGTACGGTTCATGAAGCGATCTTCAACCCGGCCAGCGGGGCCTTTCGTTGTCCTTCTACGCAACAAGGGTATTCTCCGTTCACAACGTGGACTCGTGGCCTTGCCTGGGCCATGCTGGGAACTACGGAGCAGATTGAGTTTCTTGAGTCGTTGCCTGAAGACCAGTGGAAGAATCACAGCGCGTATCAGGAGACGCTTGATGCGCTTTACAAGGCGGCACATGCTACCTGCGACTTCTACATAGGCTGTGCTACGGCGCGTGACGGAATCTGCTATTGGGACACCGGTGCTCCCGGACTTGCGTCCTTTCTTGAGTGGAGGGACCGCGACGCCGAGCCGCAAAACCGGTTTGAGCCGGTCGATGCCTCGGCGAGTGCTATCGCCGCGCAGGGTCTGTTGCGTCTTGGTCATCTTCTCGGAGAGGCAGGAGTCCACTACACCTCTGCAGGACTGACCGTCGCTCAGACGCTTTTTGAGCCGCGCTATCTTTCCGGCTCCGCGGAACATGAGGGCTTACTGCTGCATAGCATCTATCACCGCCCCAATGGCTGGGATCATGTACCCGTGCCTGGACTGGCGCCGCATGGCGAGTCCAGTATGTGGGGAGATTACCACCTGCTGGAGCTGGCCCTTCTGATTACACGCATCGCCGACGGAAGCTACTACACCTTTTTCGAGTAA
- a CDS encoding 3-ketoacyl-ACP reductase, translating to MTTRNVALITGGTRGIGAGIAERLASDGFDLMLTGRRSEEEVDPFLMSLEQRGATVRYLRADVSSRDDREALLNATEEAFGRLDVLVNNAGMAPRRRADILEADEASFEELIRTNLQGPYFLTQSAAQWMIRQQAESRVHRAIIHVGSVSAEVVSVNRGDYCISKAGIAMASRLWAVRLAEYGISVYEVRPGIIATDMTSAVKEKYDRLIQEGLLLEARWGTPEDVGRAVSVLARGEIPYATGSVLHLDGGLTVPRL from the coding sequence ATGACGACACGGAACGTTGCACTCATCACTGGGGGAACACGGGGTATCGGCGCAGGGATCGCAGAACGCCTCGCCTCCGACGGCTTTGATCTGATGCTGACAGGCCGGCGCAGCGAGGAAGAGGTTGACCCATTCCTGATGTCGCTGGAGCAGCGGGGGGCAACCGTCCGTTACCTTCGCGCGGATGTCTCATCTCGCGATGATCGCGAGGCGCTGCTCAACGCCACGGAAGAGGCATTCGGCCGCCTGGATGTTTTGGTGAATAACGCCGGGATGGCGCCGCGCCGCCGTGCCGATATCCTCGAAGCTGATGAAGCAAGCTTTGAGGAGCTGATCCGCACGAATCTGCAGGGCCCGTACTTCCTTACGCAATCTGCGGCTCAGTGGATGATTCGGCAGCAAGCCGAGAGCAGGGTACACCGCGCGATCATCCATGTGGGTTCCGTCTCCGCAGAGGTTGTCAGCGTCAACCGCGGTGACTATTGCATCTCGAAGGCGGGCATCGCGATGGCGAGCCGTTTATGGGCAGTTCGCCTTGCAGAGTATGGCATCTCAGTTTACGAGGTCCGGCCAGGCATCATCGCAACCGACATGACCAGTGCCGTGAAAGAAAAATACGACCGTCTCATCCAGGAAGGTCTTCTGCTTGAGGCACGTTGGGGAACTCCTGAAGACGTCGGACGAGCTGTGAGTGTGCTCGCCCGCGGTGAGATCCCCTATGCAACTGGTTCTGTTCTGCATCTGGATGGTGGACTGACTGTACCGCGGTTATAG
- a CDS encoding MFS transporter, which translates to MIATGNRRWGFAVASGILGWVLDAYDFFILVFVMDALAAHFGVSKGSIVATITATLVMRPLGAFLFGFCADRWGRRIPLLCCVLYFSLITALTPLAPSFSVFLVLRALYGIGMGGYWGVGAALVMESCPVSLRGLFSGILQAGYSLGYLLAALMARTLAPAVGWQWLFWSGLCLAVLIVLLILFSSDTYRQVSTEARPNLLRTIGAHWGNFVLLTVLMTLITCLSHGTQDLYPDFLRVVHGFSLRSAANMAIFYNVGAVLGAVVFGRVSDWLGRRNSIYMALLICLLAVPAWAFGGSVAWLAAGAFMMQFGVQGAFGVIPAHLNELAPEGARGLFPGLVYQFGVLLGAPCVMVEYALRDSLGYARALAVFELITFALLAAALAVRREQRGRELMRADA; encoded by the coding sequence TTGATCGCAACAGGAAACAGGCGGTGGGGTTTTGCAGTGGCCAGCGGCATCCTTGGCTGGGTGCTCGATGCGTATGACTTCTTCATCCTCGTTTTTGTCATGGATGCGCTTGCGGCGCACTTCGGCGTTAGCAAAGGATCGATTGTTGCCACCATCACTGCCACGCTGGTCATGCGGCCTCTGGGAGCGTTCCTCTTCGGCTTCTGTGCCGACCGCTGGGGACGTCGCATTCCGCTCCTCTGCTGCGTGCTTTATTTCTCCCTCATTACCGCGCTGACCCCGTTAGCTCCAAGCTTCTCGGTCTTCCTCGTGCTGCGCGCGCTCTATGGCATCGGCATGGGTGGTTACTGGGGTGTCGGCGCTGCACTGGTGATGGAGAGCTGCCCTGTATCCCTGCGCGGACTCTTTTCTGGAATTCTGCAGGCAGGCTACTCTCTGGGATATCTGCTCGCAGCGTTGATGGCGCGAACACTTGCTCCAGCCGTTGGATGGCAATGGCTCTTCTGGAGCGGGCTCTGTCTTGCGGTCTTGATTGTCCTGCTGATTTTATTTTCGTCAGATACCTATCGACAGGTATCCACGGAAGCTCGTCCGAATCTTCTGCGCACGATCGGTGCTCATTGGGGCAACTTCGTCCTGCTTACGGTTCTGATGACGCTGATCACCTGTCTCTCTCACGGAACGCAGGATCTCTATCCCGACTTCCTTCGCGTGGTGCACGGATTTAGTCTGCGCTCGGCGGCTAATATGGCGATCTTCTATAACGTCGGCGCCGTTCTGGGAGCGGTTGTCTTTGGCCGTGTTTCGGATTGGCTAGGCCGGCGCAACAGCATCTATATGGCATTGCTGATCTGCCTGTTGGCCGTGCCCGCATGGGCATTTGGAGGGTCGGTCGCGTGGCTTGCTGCAGGCGCCTTCATGATGCAGTTCGGCGTGCAGGGAGCCTTCGGCGTGATTCCGGCTCATCTCAATGAGCTCGCCCCGGAAGGCGCACGCGGGCTCTTCCCCGGACTTGTCTATCAGTTTGGGGTTCTCCTGGGAGCTCCATGCGTGATGGTGGAGTATGCGCTCCGCGACTCATTGGGATATGCAAGAGCGCTGGCCGTTTTTGAGCTCATTACTTTCGCACTGCTTGCGGCAGCACTTGCTGTCCGTAGGGAGCAGCGAGGCAGGGAACTGATGCGGGCGGATGCCTAG
- a CDS encoding ThuA domain-containing protein has product MEKQKKIGSYLSAVALVAASLLSSAANAQNDRHGMLIYTRNGKGYVHDNIAASVAAVTKLGTEAGLEVDVTADPEYFEPARLSRYAVLVFANTNNEAFLTDQQRDAFKGYIEHGGGFVGLHSASGSERTWPYFASVLGGRFVEHPPQQILTVDVLDHVSPFTKDLPAHLQHKDECYFFTLMNPDVHPLLGVRKSTLVNTEKMKLDLNSYPEMLPVAWYHTFDGGREFYLALGHNKEDYEDPIILNLIRRGIKWASGAEEMR; this is encoded by the coding sequence ATGGAGAAACAAAAGAAGATTGGCTCCTATCTGTCGGCGGTTGCCCTTGTTGCCGCGTCGTTGCTATCCAGTGCAGCGAACGCCCAGAACGACCGTCATGGCATGTTGATCTACACCCGCAATGGAAAGGGCTACGTGCACGACAATATCGCCGCCAGTGTGGCCGCCGTCACGAAACTTGGCACGGAGGCTGGGTTAGAGGTCGATGTGACCGCCGATCCGGAGTATTTTGAGCCGGCACGCCTCAGCCGTTACGCCGTACTTGTCTTTGCCAATACCAACAACGAAGCCTTCCTGACGGATCAGCAACGTGATGCCTTCAAAGGCTATATCGAACACGGCGGCGGGTTTGTTGGGCTTCATTCGGCTTCCGGTTCGGAACGCACCTGGCCATACTTTGCTTCAGTTCTTGGAGGCAGGTTTGTCGAGCATCCACCGCAGCAGATACTGACGGTGGATGTGTTGGATCACGTCAGTCCTTTCACCAAGGATTTGCCTGCCCACCTGCAACACAAAGATGAGTGCTACTTCTTTACGCTGATGAATCCTGACGTCCATCCTCTACTCGGCGTAAGGAAGTCGACACTCGTCAACACGGAGAAGATGAAGCTGGATCTCAACAGCTATCCGGAGATGCTGCCAGTTGCGTGGTATCACACCTTCGATGGAGGACGTGAGTTCTACCTGGCGCTCGGACATAACAAGGAAGACTATGAGGATCCGATCATCCTCAATCTCATCCGGCGCGGTATTAAGTGGGCTAGCGGAGCAGAGGAGATGCGTTGA
- a CDS encoding PmoA family protein, producing MLKSVFVCLIAVSMPAIAQVSITENRDRIDVVIDGQPFTSLHKGDDANKPYLYPLRSASGKPVTRGFPMEQIPGESTDHPHQRSVWIGAEHVSGMDFWENEPGSDRAHKGKIVFQRVLALHQGKRKGDVTVVAAWVGPNGEAVLHETLTLTFYAGTERNRFFDVDVDLKADKKIAFEDDHDALLGLRLATPFEESHGGVVKNAEGVTGADHVRGTHSPWADWQADLGGEKIGVAIMDSPRNPRHPTPWHVRPYAMIFASPFAQHDFSKDLPDGSITLEAGKDLRFRYRILIHPGDFSVAAAFKEFAAQ from the coding sequence ATGTTGAAGTCCGTCTTCGTATGTCTTATCGCCGTCTCTATGCCGGCGATTGCCCAGGTCAGCATCACTGAAAACCGTGACCGCATCGATGTCGTTATCGATGGTCAGCCGTTTACCTCTCTCCATAAGGGAGACGACGCAAATAAACCGTATCTCTATCCCCTTCGTTCCGCGTCCGGAAAGCCGGTAACGCGTGGATTTCCCATGGAGCAGATCCCTGGCGAGTCGACGGACCATCCCCATCAGCGGAGTGTCTGGATTGGTGCGGAACATGTCAGCGGTATGGATTTCTGGGAGAACGAACCTGGTTCCGACCGGGCGCATAAAGGGAAGATCGTCTTCCAACGCGTACTCGCCCTGCACCAGGGCAAACGGAAGGGTGACGTCACTGTCGTTGCCGCATGGGTGGGACCCAATGGTGAGGCTGTCCTGCACGAAACCCTGACCTTGACTTTCTATGCCGGTACCGAGCGGAACAGGTTCTTCGATGTCGATGTGGATCTCAAGGCGGACAAGAAGATCGCCTTTGAAGATGATCATGATGCTTTGTTAGGTCTCCGTCTGGCGACCCCATTCGAAGAGAGTCATGGAGGCGTTGTAAAGAACGCTGAAGGTGTCACGGGCGCGGACCACGTGCGTGGTACGCATTCTCCATGGGCTGATTGGCAGGCGGATCTTGGCGGGGAAAAGATCGGTGTTGCAATCATGGACTCACCCAGAAATCCTCGTCACCCCACACCATGGCATGTCCGTCCGTATGCCATGATCTTTGCCAGCCCATTCGCGCAACATGACTTCTCGAAAGACCTGCCTGACGGCAGCATCACGCTGGAAGCCGGAAAGGATCTTCGTTTCCGCTATCGGATTCTCATCCACCCTGGAGATTTTTCAGTGGCTGCTGCCTTCAAAGAGTTCGCCGCGCAATGA
- a CDS encoding TonB-dependent receptor, whose product MKVLGAIGICLFGVFSSPWIYGQVVEVGGRVTVATSPLRNAQVTLSGKTYRLAARTDSDGRYSFQLPGNCPCTLTVEAPGLHTATRTVPVLRTGEARSVDVMLELSGVQDSIDVSAKMWDAGNGGVAISQTVSRQDLSELPTVTRSTAKSALLDPHVRQAIGLGADYQDSNRLSINAASYRNTAYVLDGTTTYDWIYSVTPTEVVSMGATQEMKVLTGNYSAQYGVSTSGILAITTRAGGPQYHGEAFAYIRPSGIQASAPLAAFHIPNEREDWGALVGGPLGGDRTTFFASYEGAQQTRGAYIQSPLPGFFNGKVKEYYPLLRFDRQLTSTQSLMVRFNGNHYESNNVNDRISGFNQPSTGRYARTQSWGGQVAEQAVFHNKVNQARFSFVNYFPDTAIPLQSSVSVVRPNYSTEGYSTANWVHAQSYTAGDLVSIHQRRNDWKIGMELSYLRAKDYSYTPFGTYTFASGAPQPNEHPLSYSQTFGTAFLQYKQTELNAFVEDNVKLNSRLSASLGLRYEFQTLTDNDANFAPRLGLAWDIRGNGKTILRGAYGLFYDQYYLYISRRFLTLGPNAPTATYSLNYGAAGFPTFPNSLIAPPNGVSGGKRDLYLRPARLANPYASQVSAALEQNLGHGLTLEISGLYVHTLKQMRVNDINHPVPFIRTASGQYRGGTLAGAAAAADATRPYQTYARLPVRDIAVIENTASSAYSALDVGITQQAGTRLRLAAHYVLSNSVSYAMFYSDANSGVPNEWNNLASAERGPGDFYQRDRFVANAWAQLPARFQLVSVVTLASGLPVNPITGDDNNGDSYAVDRPVGYARNSFRTPLQANVDAAFSRRFSLERHLQIEARVEADNLFNRHNFITVNNVFGEGATPLASFLTPKSGITNADPARQFQLAARLIF is encoded by the coding sequence ATGAAGGTCTTGGGTGCGATTGGGATTTGTCTGTTCGGGGTGTTTTCTTCTCCGTGGATATACGGCCAGGTGGTTGAGGTCGGCGGACGTGTCACAGTTGCGACTTCTCCGCTTCGCAACGCGCAGGTCACGTTGAGTGGCAAGACCTACCGGCTTGCAGCACGCACGGACTCTGACGGAAGGTACAGCTTTCAGTTGCCGGGAAATTGCCCCTGTACGCTGACAGTGGAAGCGCCCGGATTGCACACCGCGACCCGCACGGTTCCGGTACTGAGGACAGGGGAAGCCCGCAGCGTGGATGTGATGCTGGAGCTTTCCGGGGTTCAGGACTCAATCGATGTCTCCGCGAAGATGTGGGATGCCGGTAACGGAGGCGTCGCAATCAGCCAGACGGTCTCCCGGCAGGATCTGAGCGAACTGCCCACGGTCACGCGTTCGACAGCCAAGTCTGCGCTTCTCGACCCTCACGTGCGGCAGGCGATTGGTCTGGGGGCAGACTATCAGGACAGCAATCGCCTCTCCATCAATGCCGCCTCCTATCGCAATACCGCATACGTTCTGGATGGGACCACGACATACGACTGGATCTATTCGGTTACACCGACAGAGGTCGTCTCGATGGGAGCGACTCAGGAGATGAAGGTGCTCACGGGGAACTACTCCGCGCAGTATGGCGTCTCCACCAGCGGCATCCTCGCAATTACAACCAGGGCGGGTGGTCCGCAGTATCACGGAGAGGCATTCGCTTACATCCGTCCCAGCGGTATTCAGGCATCCGCTCCGCTTGCCGCCTTCCATATCCCAAACGAGCGCGAAGACTGGGGAGCGCTTGTCGGCGGACCGCTTGGCGGCGACCGTACTACGTTCTTCGCCAGCTATGAGGGGGCACAGCAGACTCGCGGTGCTTATATCCAGTCGCCCCTGCCAGGTTTCTTCAATGGCAAGGTCAAGGAGTACTACCCGCTTTTACGCTTCGACCGTCAGCTCACATCGACACAATCGCTTATGGTTCGATTCAACGGAAATCACTACGAATCGAATAACGTGAACGATCGTATCTCCGGCTTCAATCAGCCGAGTACGGGCCGGTACGCACGCACGCAGTCGTGGGGCGGACAGGTGGCGGAGCAGGCAGTCTTTCACAATAAGGTGAACCAGGCTCGCTTTTCGTTCGTGAACTATTTCCCGGATACAGCCATTCCATTGCAGTCGTCGGTTTCGGTGGTGAGGCCCAATTACAGCACTGAAGGCTACTCCACTGCCAACTGGGTGCATGCCCAGAGTTACACCGCGGGAGATCTCGTCTCGATTCATCAGCGACGAAACGACTGGAAGATCGGAATGGAACTCTCTTATCTTCGCGCGAAAGACTATTCCTATACTCCGTTCGGCACCTACACTTTTGCGTCAGGAGCTCCGCAGCCAAACGAACACCCGCTTAGTTATAGTCAGACCTTCGGGACTGCATTTCTGCAATACAAGCAGACGGAGCTGAACGCTTTTGTTGAAGACAACGTAAAGTTGAACTCTCGATTGAGCGCTAGTCTCGGCCTGCGGTATGAGTTCCAGACGCTTACGGATAATGATGCGAACTTTGCTCCACGGTTAGGTCTCGCGTGGGACATCCGAGGGAATGGGAAGACTATTCTGCGCGGGGCCTATGGCCTGTTTTACGACCAGTACTATCTCTATATCTCTCGCCGTTTCCTCACGCTTGGACCAAACGCTCCTACGGCAACGTACTCCTTGAACTATGGCGCGGCAGGATTCCCGACGTTCCCTAATTCGCTGATTGCACCGCCGAATGGAGTTTCGGGAGGGAAGCGCGATCTCTATTTGCGTCCGGCCCGGCTCGCAAATCCATATGCATCGCAGGTGTCCGCCGCCCTGGAACAGAATCTTGGACACGGACTTACGCTCGAGATTTCCGGATTGTACGTTCACACGCTGAAGCAGATGCGCGTGAACGATATCAACCATCCTGTTCCTTTCATCAGAACGGCATCGGGACAATACCGCGGAGGTACGCTCGCCGGGGCAGCGGCTGCCGCGGATGCAACACGTCCCTATCAGACCTATGCGAGACTTCCCGTGAGGGATATTGCGGTCATCGAAAACACTGCGTCAAGCGCGTATAGCGCGCTTGATGTGGGCATTACACAGCAGGCTGGAACACGTCTTCGACTGGCAGCGCACTACGTACTCTCGAACTCTGTCAGCTATGCGATGTTCTACTCCGATGCCAATAGCGGGGTTCCCAATGAGTGGAATAACCTGGCGAGTGCCGAGCGTGGGCCCGGAGATTTCTATCAGAGAGACCGGTTCGTCGCGAACGCCTGGGCTCAGCTTCCAGCGCGCTTTCAGCTCGTGTCTGTTGTGACTCTCGCTTCCGGACTTCCGGTGAATCCCATTACCGGCGATGACAACAACGGAGACAGCTACGCGGTCGATCGTCCTGTCGGATATGCACGGAACTCATTCCGCACACCGCTGCAGGCGAATGTCGATGCGGCGTTTTCCCGGAGGTTTTCCCTGGAACGGCATCTGCAGATAGAGGCGCGCGTCGAAGCCGACAATCTCTTCAACCGCCATAACTTCATTACAGTCAACAATGTGTTTGGAGAAGGCGCGACACCTCTGGCAAGCTTCCTCACACCGAAGTCCGGAATCACGAATGCAGATCCAGCCCGCCAGTTCCAGTTGGCCGCCCGGCTCATCTTTTAG